Genomic window (Polaromonas sp. JS666):
TCAAGGCCTGCCTGAACGAATATTCGGCCCGCGGATTGCGGCTGATTGAAGTCGACAAGGCCGACCTGATGGACTTGCCGGACATTGTGGACGTGGTGTCCGAATTGCCCGAGAAGTTCATCGTGTTTTGTGACGACCTCAGCTTTGAGGAGGGCGAGCCCGGTTACAAGGCGCTCAAGTCCATCCTCGACGGATCGGTCGCAGCGGCCACGCCGAATGTGCTGATTTATGCGACCAGCAACCGGCGCCATCTGCTGCCCGAGTACATGACGGAAAACCTCACCTACACGCACAGCGAGGATGGCGAGGTTCACCCCGGCGAGGTGGTGGAAGAAAAGATTTCGCTCTCCGAGCGCTTCGGCCTGTGGGTCAGTTTTTACCCGTTTACCCAGGACGAATACCTCACGATCGTGGCCCAGTGGTTGTCGTCGTTCGGCGTGGATGCGCAGGCCATCGAGGCAGCCCGGCCGGCATCGCTGGTATGGGCGCTGGA
Coding sequences:
- a CDS encoding ATP-binding protein; the encoded protein is MNEQFERLMARVESLVTRIESVLPQPLQAPDWQASVAYRYRKRSSGHGSLEPVRHLGAMRLADLKEIEDQKEKIRRNTEQFVNGKPANNVLLTGARGTGKSSLIKACLNEYSARGLRLIEVDKADLMDLPDIVDVVSELPEKFIVFCDDLSFEEGEPGYKALKSILDGSVAAATPNVLIYATSNRRHLLPEYMTENLTYTHSEDGEVHPGEVVEEKISLSERFGLWVSFYPFTQDEYLTIVAQWLSSFGVDAQAIEAARPASLVWALERGSRSGRVAYQFARDYAGQHPGA